A portion of the Pomacea canaliculata isolate SZHN2017 linkage group LG13, ASM307304v1, whole genome shotgun sequence genome contains these proteins:
- the LOC112553601 gene encoding putative uncharacterized protein ENSP00000383309, producing the protein MDHRIPALLLAIIVFVIAGALASQSVETGDVDKLVNAQHSEQQADSGALCCYLPETNCFHVCPRNTHVYLDPHNSHAYLDPRNSHVYLDPHNSHAYLHPRNSHVYLDPRNSHVYLDPHNSHAYLDPHNSHAYLDPHNSHAYLPPQFTRLPRPRNSHVYLDPHNSHATSTTQLTRLPRSTQLTRLPPPSQFTRLPRPPQFTRLPRHTQLTRLPRPPQFTRLPRHPQFTRLPRPPQFTRLPRPPQFTRLPRHTQLTCLARLQP; encoded by the exons ATGGACCACAGGATCCCCGCTCTGCTTCTGGCGATCATCGTCTTTGTCATCGCAG GGGCCCTTGCAAGTCAGTCTGTGGAAACAGGGGACGTTGACAAGTTGGTCAACGCACAGCACAGTGAACAACAAGCCGACAGTGGCGCCCTCTGCTGCTACCTCCCAGAAACAAACTGCTTCCACGTCTGCCCCCGCAACACACACGTCTACCTCGACCCACACAA CTCACACGCCTACCTCGACCCCCGCAATTCACACGTCTACCTCGACCCACACAACTCACACGCCTACCTCCACCCTCGCAATTCACACGTCTACCTCGACCCCCGCAATTCACACGTCTACCTCGACCCACACAACTCACACGCCTACCTCGACCCACACAACTCACACGCCTACCTCGACCCACACAACTCACACGCCTACCTCCCCCCGCAATTCACACGTCTACCTCGACCCCGCAATTCACACGTCTACCTCGACCCACACAACTCACACGCTACCTCGACCACACAACTCACACGCCTACCTCGATCCACACAACTCACACGCCTACCTCCACCCTCGCAATTCACACGTCTACCTCGACCCCCGCAATTCACACGTCTACCTCgacacacacaactcacacgCCTACCTCGACCCCCGCAATTCACACGTCTACCTCGACACCCGCAATTCACACGTCTACCTCGACCCCCGCAATTCACACGTCTACCTCGACCCCCGCAATTCACACGTCTACCTCGACACACACAACTCACGTGTCTAGCTCGGCTTCAACCCTAA
- the LOC112554308 gene encoding uncharacterized protein LOC112554308 isoform X2, with amino-acid sequence MSHGHLATLYKEDVTSAVPQANLTLYKEDVTSAVPQANLTLYNETVTSAPQKAISSSTQADHKPPEGTSSSSTSSEKYTAPIIAGGVIGGLVVLTIIISIVIKVRARAHRGTNFTDDVEVTHVYGGHTSQYPRGAGVGSV; translated from the exons ATGTCCCATGGTCACCTCGCAACATTGTACAAGGAGGATGTGACGTCAGCCGTGCCCCAGGCTAACCTCACATTGTACAAGGAGGATGTGACGTCAGCCGTGCCCCAGGCTAACCTCAC ATTGTACAACGAGACGGTGACATCAGCTCCACAAAAGGCCATCTCGAGCTCAACGCAGGCTGACCACAAACCACCAGAGGGCACCAGCAGCTCGTCTACATCGTCAGAGAAATACACGGCACCAATCATTGCCGGCGGTGTTATTGGTGGGCTCGTTGTCCTCACTATCATTATATCTATTGTCATCAAAGTGCGTGCCCGTGCTCACCGTGGGACGAACTTCACCGATGACGTGGAGGTCACCCACGTGTACGGGGGTCACACGAGCCAATATCCGCGTGGTGCTGGAGTGGGAAGTGTTTGA
- the LOC112554308 gene encoding uncharacterized protein LOC112554308 isoform X1: MSHGHLATLYKEDVTSAVPQANLTLYKEDVTSAVPQANLTLYKEDVTSIMPQANLTLYNETVTSAPQKAISSSTQADHKPPEGTSSSSTSSEKYTAPIIAGGVIGGLVVLTIIISIVIKVRARAHRGTNFTDDVEVTHVYGGHTSQYPRGAGVGSV; this comes from the exons ATGTCCCATGGTCACCTCGCAAC ATTGTACAAGGAGGATGTGACGTCAGCCGTGCCCCAGGCTAACCTCACATTGTACAAGGAGGATGTGACGTCAGCCGTGCCCCAGGCTAACCTCACATTGTACAAGGAGGATGTGACGTCAATCATGCCCCAGGCTAACCTCACATTGTACAACGAGACGGTGACATCAGCTCCACAAAAGGCCATCTCGAGCTCAACGCAGGCTGACCACAAACCACCAGAGGGCACCAGCAGCTCGTCTACATCGTCAGAGAAATACACGGCACCAATCATTGCCGGCGGTGTTATTGGTGGGCTCGTTGTCCTCACTATCATTATATCTATTGTCATCAAAGTGCGTGCCCGTGCTCACCGTGGGACGAACTTCACCGATGACGTGGAGGTCACCCACGTGTACGGGGGTCACACGAGCCAATATCCGCGTGGTGCTGGAGTGGGAAGTGTTTGA
- the LOC112554307 gene encoding protein canopy homolog 2-like, with translation MKQSPVFAVFRMFLLGLTILVQVSARKDEALFCAVCRALVEEVNVKIENADPDKTIKVGSFRVDSKGNQKLADVKYARSDLHLTEIFDSVCETMSDYIVILEDDGTHSVVRRRDSSGIPLSLRNIKYISDKEALLQFYCDTIVEEYEDQLVSLFTEENTSTIQKTVCVDETRACTEQQLSRPLQRLPPEDGDSYSKKGEDSVGDKNADLTLPTENSDTTEAQEENDLKSEL, from the exons ATGAAGCAGTCTCCTGTATTTGCTGTTTTCCGGATGTTTCTGCTAGGTCTTACGATTTTGGTGCAAGTGTCTGCAAGAAAAGATGAGGCCCTTTTTTGTGCAG TTTGCCGTGCACTTGTGGAAGAAGTTAATGTAAAAATTGAAAACGCAGATCCAGACAAGACAATCAAAGTGGGCAGCTTTCGTGTGGACTCCAAGGGCAACCAGAAACTTGCTGAT GTGAAATATGCCCGCTCAGACCTTCACttaacagaaatatttgactctgtgtgtgaaACAATGTCAGATTATATTGTAATTTTAGAAGATGATGGCACACATAGCGTGGTGAGAAGAAGGGACTCTTCAGGAATTCCACTGTCACTTAGAAATATCAAATACATATCAGACAAAGAGGCACTTCTTCAGTTTTAT tGTGACACAATAGTAGAAGAATATGAAGATCAGCTGGTTTCTCTCTTTACTGAAGAGAATACTTCAACAATTCagaagactgtgtgtgtggatgaaacAC GTGCCTGTACAGAGCAGCAACTGTCTCGTCCACTTCAACGTCTACCTCCAGAAGACGGGGACTCTTATTcaaagaaaggagaggatagCGTTGGTGACAAAAATGCAGATCTCACTCTACCCACTGAAAACTCAGACACAACAGAGGctcaagaagaaaatgatcTGAAAAGTGAATTATGA